The nucleotide sequence AGAATACTCGTTTTATATATGGTTTTACGTGATATGTGTGCATACGATTAGGGTCAAATCTTTGCTTGAACTTGATTTCAGATAGAATGTCCTCACTAAGTGCACGTCAAATCCTTTATTAAAAGATAATTCTTTTTCCATAATTCACATATAAGTTCGTTGCCGCATGTGCTTAAGTCGCACAAAGAGGTTTATGCGTCATTACCATTCTGATGAATCCAAGTAGACTGCAGGTCGATCTGCTCCGCTCGATCTTATCATCATCATGCTGGAATTTCGACCACGTGTCTCGGAGAACGCGGTATGGTCTCTCGTATGACGAGATTACCCACGTCGGTGTCATGGGAAACGTTCGAAGTTCCGTAAATTGAACTTGTTGTATTGAAGAGTTTCGTCATTTCGTCTCCTGATTGGAGGGTGGCGGCGAAGGGATTAGGTTTTCTGTATGCGAGCCCGTGGCGGAGGGGTGCGGCTAGGGTTTTGCTTCGCCTATTTCTTTCCTCCGCGCGCTCAAAACCCTCGCTTTTTGCTCCCCTTTGAGGCTACTCGACCCCGATTCTTCTACTTCTTTCCCCATGGCGATCGCGTCGCGAAGACGGTTGTTCTAGTCGCAAGATTTTCCTGCTGCCGTTCTGAGGCGGGCCCTTGAGACGACCCTCTGTGGAGATGGCCACGGCGAACCCCTTCGATCTCCTGGGAGACGATGACAACGATGACCCGTCGCAGCTCATCGCCGCTCAAGTGCGGAAGATGGTGGTCAAGAAGCCCGCTGCTGCCGCTAGCCCGGCAACGGCGAGGCTCCCCACTAAGCCAGTTCCTCCTGCTCAAGCTGGTTGGTTCCAAACAGATATGGGTTGATTCGTAGCGATGCTCTTAAAAAAGATTGATCTTTGCGATGTCTTCCCTTCAAATCTTGGATATTGTCTATTTAATGTCTAATTCAAGCTTCTGAGTCTATGTTAGGTTTCAGTCGCAGATGAGTTTTCTTTTTGTGGTTCGATATTTtacttcttttattcttttcttgttttctcTGTTCTCTGGTTCGGGAATATCGGTAATATAGTGAGGGAGGCAAGAGAAACGAGGAACAATGCTGCGCCAGCACGTGGTGGGGCTGGCCGTGGAGGGCCTGGACGTGGAAGAGGTGGACGAAGTGGTGGAATGGGCCCAAATCGCGACTTTGGAAATGACAATGGATTCTCCAGGGGCTATGGTGgtgctggtggtggtggaggtgaaGATGGTGATGCTGATAGGCCTCAAGAGAGGGAACGTCCGCCGCGTCAGCCATTCAGTGGTGGCCGTCGTGGTGGATATGCGGGCCGTGGTGGCTATGGTAACGACGAATCTGGAGTTGATTCCGAATGGCCCCCACGTAGGTCGTACGAGCGCCGGAGCGGCACTGGTCGTGGCTATGAGATGAAACGCCAGGGCGCAGGTCGTGGTAATTGGGGAAGTGTAGCTGATGAGACGCATATACAGTTaaggtttttttttctatttaataaTGAAACCATTTAGTTGAAATTTTATTGATGGCTTTCATTACTTAGCTTTGTTCTTATTTGTTAGACACTTTCTTGGACAGGGAAAAGGATGAGATCCTAAACTCTGATGATAATAAGCTTGCAACCGAGAAGCAGCAAGAACAGGAAAAGTCACCATTATCTGAAGAGATCAAGGATAACAAGGAGGGTGCAATTAATGAGtcagaagaaaaggaagaggatAAGGTGTGTTATTCTCTACTTACATCCTATAGCGTTAGCTGCTGCTCTAATGATATCATGGCTGAAAAATAACATTTATAATTACTGACGCTATGAATCTTTTCAAACTATCATGTTTTCAAACTTTTCTCTTTACATGTTTTCATTGTTGGCTTTTGGATGTAATAAGTTTTTCATGAATTCGTGGCcactttcaaaaaattataatataaaagaCAGCAAGACACAGAAAGTGTTTAAACTTCGGTTAATTATTTGTTAAGCTACAACATAGTTCTGGTATCTCTGCAGTTTAATTTTCTTTACCATGTGTGGCAGAGCTGCTACTAGCTAGATGCACTCGTATATAGAAGGGCAGCTGTTTTTTAATTGTTTTCATatttaaacttttttttattaatcttcaTAGTGACATTGCAAtcgagcaacaacaacaacaactataatgtcccaactatttggggcagCTATGTAGATATTTTTTTACACAAGTGACCTTTGCATAGGATAGAATCATTTACCAAAGTAGAGTAAGCAAATCTACTTTTGTTGTCTCTAATAAAACTATTTAGTCTTCTCTCCACCTCTTTTCGCACTGCTAGTCCTAATCAAGTCATTGTATGTAATTGGCATGTCCATAGATTTCTTCTAGGCATGTTCACACTATTTGCGATGTTTTTCCCTCATTTATCTTTGTCAAAACCAAGGTTTGCCTTATTGGTCTGAGCTGGCGTTTCGGTCGGCACGACATGACCTATGTACCAACACATGCTGCAATATGAAACCTCAACACTTTTGTTTATTGGTCTTtcggagaggaagaaaaaaagggagaagaggaggggatggatgagggaggaagaaagagggaagaagaggaagcggcggaggaggaagaaggaaggaggaagaaggaagaggagaagagacctTACCTGAGACGTGGTGGTGCAGTGAAGTCACGGCAAGCGGAGGTTGCCATTGATCGCAGCATCAGAGGCAATGTTTTGTGAGCCTTGTGGAGGCGGCGCCTGTGTGAAAAGCGGGAAAGACAGTCAATGTTTGCGAGCCCTGCGGAGGTGGTTCTTGCGTGAGAAGTGGGAAACACTATGCAGGCAATGTTTGCGCGCCCTGCGGAGGCGGTGCTTGCGTGAGAAGTGGGAAACGCTACCCTTTTATATGGTGGACCAGACTAGGGTGGGTCCATGTACTGGTTAGTGCTTGGACCAGTACATGTCGCTCGTTTCATACTAGTGTGGGCGAAATGGCCAGTtgatcaaaactatatctttgttCATGAGTGTTAGTTTTTCTTTTGATATCCTTTCTAACAACCCTAACATCATGTTATTATTCTCATCTTGATGACACTTTTTATCTTTCCTAATTAGCAAACATTTCGAAAAACCATTCAACAAGTATTTCCTTCAATAATGATTATGTAACTTCGAGTTTCCGATCATCTAGTATCATGTTGAATGATCATCTGGTTTAGTTGTAGCAGATCATCTTTATCTCCCACATTTGGTCAAGGTGTTTTTACTTTTTctttaaagaaaaaggaaatttacAGTGATC is from Musa acuminata AAA Group cultivar baxijiao chromosome BXJ1-6, Cavendish_Baxijiao_AAA, whole genome shotgun sequence and encodes:
- the LOC135676874 gene encoding RGG repeats nuclear RNA binding protein A-like produces the protein MATANPFDLLGDDDNDDPSQLIAAQVRKMVVKKPAAAASPATARLPTKPVPPAQAVREARETRNNAAPARGGAGRGGPGRGRGGRSGGMGPNRDFGNDNGFSRGYGGAGGGGGEDGDADRPQERERPPRQPFSGGRRGGYAGRGGYGNDESGVDSEWPPRRSYERRSGTGRGYEMKRQGAGRGNWGSVADETHIQEKDEILNSDDNKLATEKQQEQEKSPLSEEIKDNKEGAINESEEKEEDKEMTLEEYEKIKEEKRKALLAMKSEERKVEIDKELQSMQQLSTKKENDPIFVKLGSDKDSGKKKENIDRDERSKKSLSINEFLKPAEGGRYYGPSGRGRGRGRGDHGPFRGSYGSGVSSFMAAAPSIEDPGQFPTLGGK